The Eleutherodactylus coqui strain aEleCoq1 chromosome 13, aEleCoq1.hap1, whole genome shotgun sequence genome includes a window with the following:
- the LOC136588514 gene encoding gastrula zinc finger protein XlCGF8.2DB-like, which yields MSNIMGDRKRLPCHEEPPLEHTHMPTAPPTGHINMKAEAVSCDGADLFDNGAGLFTDHVPFLYVRVKEEPFSSDGRTDLGDHPIHIKKEVVSCDRGQSSDPSVSAPTDRTHYWLHHIKEEPGFYYGENFTGHNPDYASPHGKKDGQFRQEVNVDVQQKIYTQQKSFSCCECGKGFTRRTHYVTHQRIHTGVKPFSCSDCGKSFSRRSYFVSHQRIHTGERPFCCFTCSKGFRIKSSLNKHLRTHRLDNPYTCPLCRKSFIHKGHFVAHQRIHMEEKRFSCSYCGKVFIHHGHFAAHQRIHTEEKRLSCSYCDKSFIHHGHFVAHLRVHTGEKPFTCSVCGACFSTHHNLGVHQRLHSAPAISFF from the coding sequence ATGAGCAACATCATGGGAGATAGGAAGAGGCTTCCATGTCATGAAGAACCTCCTCTGGAGCACACGCACATGCCCACCGCACCACCAACTGGCCACATTAACATGAAGGCAGAAGCCGTCTCATGTGATGGGGCTGACCTCTTCGACAATGGCGCTGGCTTATTCACAGATCATGTCCCATTCTTATATGTCCGTGTTAAAGAGGAACCGTTCTCAAGTGATGGAAGAACAGACTTGGGAGATCATCCTATCCATATTAAGAAAGAAGTAGTCTCATGTGATAGAGGACAGTCCAGCGACCCCAGCGTGTCTGCACCCACAGACCGGACACACTATTGGCTTCATCATATTAAGGAAGAACCAGGTTTTTATTATGGAGAGAACTTCACTGGTCACAACCCAGATTATGCCTCTCCTCACGGTAAGAAAGATGGACAGTTTAGACAGGAGGTAAACGTTGACGTGCAACAGAAAATCTACACTCAGCAGAAGTCATTCTCATGTTGTGAATGTGGGAAGGGTTTTACTCGTAGAACCCACTACGTAACCCATCAGAGAATCCACACCGGAGTGAAGCCATTCTCTTGTTCGGACTGCGGCAAAAGCTTTTCCCGAAGGTCCTACTTTGTTTCGCATCAGAGAATCCACACGGGGGAGAGACCCTTCTGCTGCTTCACCTGCAGTAAAGGTTTCCGTATAAAGAGTAGTCTGAACAAGCATCTGCGGACTCACAGACTCGACAACCCCTACACCTGCCCTCTGTGTAGGAAAAGCTTCATTCATAAGGGACACTTTGTAgcccatcagagaattcacatggaggagaagagatTCTCCTGTTCCTACTGCGGCAAGGTGTTCATTCATCACGGACATTTTGCTGCTCACCAAAGAATCCACACAGAAGAGAAGAGGCTCTCATGTTCTTACTGTGACAAGTCTTTTATCCATCACGGACATTTCGTGGCTCACCTGAGGGTTCATACTGGAGAGAAGCCATTCACGTGTTCTGTATGTGGCGCCTGCTTTAGTACTCACCATAATTTGGGGGTCCATCAGAGACTACATTCAGCTCCAGCCATTAGCTTTTTCTGA